The Bacteroides sp. AN502(2024) DNA segment CATCGTTCCATACTGCGATGCGACGTAAACGTTTGGGATATTTGGATTTGGCCGCCGAGAGTTCGAACTCGATTATTTCGTCAATAAGTACATTCTGAGCGTGTTTTTCAGGCAAAGGCAACTCCTCTATGGCTTTGTACCGGATATTGTCTTTATGACGCACTACAAAGAACACGTTGCTGCTGTCCCAATTATTCAGCAATGAGTAGTCACAGTAGCCTCGGTCGGCTACTACAATACTATACGGATGTAACTCAATATCAAAAGCAGCTTTGTTGTCGGTGGTTTTGCCATCGGTGATATTCACGAACTCCGGCAAAAGACTGTCATAGTCCAATAGCGTGTGCATCTTGACCGCCCCCTTGGTGGTAGTGTAATGTGCCCAGTCATATATTGACAGAGTCAATGACACCAATGTGGAGTCGAGCAGTTTTATCGGCATCTTGAAACGGAACTTTCTTCGTTGCCATAGGGCTTGCTGTCCGAAATACTGAAACAACGAGTAGAATATGCCGCGAAAAACCGAACTGTCTCGGTTGGCGTTCTGATATGCTACCGTTGACTTGGATGGTGCACGGTTGATTCCCAAATGATTGAGGTTGCCGGTGGCTGATTTCAGCCCGTTTGAGATATCTCTGACTGAATCACATCCTGAGAATTGGCTGAAAATCATGCTAACAAACTGACTCCATGTATTGTAGCCCTTACAATGCTTGTCTGACCCCGAAGATTTTATGATTTTCCTGATATTTTCTTTCGGGAGATGTGATATTACCTGTGCGAAAAGTGTTATATTTGCCATAGGAAGTAGATGAGTTGGTGGCTCGCTACTAAGGTAGTCATTTTACCTTAGTTCTACTTCCTTTTTATTTGTTCCCCCAATTTATTTAGGACAATATTGGGTAGATACTTCTATCAAGTGGCTCACTAGTAACCGTTATTATCCATTCCAATTCAAAAACATCATTTCAGTTTGAGGCACATCATTATATACATATATGCCTTCTGCACCGGAATCCAGCAACGTATAAGACCTTATTGAATGTATCATAAGCTGCCTAAAATTAAAGCAACTTTCACATTCCTATATTTTTATCGCACAATATCTTCCGGAAACTTAGCCGGCATCTCCACCCGTTTCCAAGTTTCATAGTACCAAGTATTCAGTTCGTTTCCATTCAAATCATTCTTGATAAAGTATTTTAAATACAAAAAGTCACTGTCCTTAATCTCAAATTCGAGAATATTATCCTGATTGTCCAACATCGGAAGATGGATATTCTTTTCTATACTTTCTTTATAAGAATCATCCGTCAGCAGTTTCCATGTCCCATATCCTGTAATAATCGCACTGGAACCGGGGATAACGGTGAAGTTCACGATTCTTCCGTCTTCACTCAATACCTTAAAAGTATTACTGGGTTTCAACTCTCCCGGAACATCGGGAGATTCCGATACATAGTGGCAAAGTTGCCAGATTCCTTTCAACTCGGTCACCTTGATTTTAGTTTTCTTCTGGGCCATCGCACCTGTTACCGCCAACAACATGATTGAAAGCATGGTAAAGAAATAGAGTTTTTTCATTGTCGTATTATTTTAGTTAACACTCTCCTATGCGTATCCCCAAATATAAAAAATTATTTTGAGAATAGAACAATGAACGGCATAAAAAAACTCGCATAACCGAAAGATTATGCGAGTCTTACATAACTTATACCGAAATATCAGAAATCTGCATTTCTGGGTGTACGCGGGAACGGTATCACGTCACGGATGTTCGACATACCTGTTACGAAAAGTAACAAACGTTCGAAACCGAGTCCGAAACCGGAGTGAGGACATGTACCGAACTTGCGGGTATCCAGATACCACCACATATCCTTCATCGGGATATGCATCTCTTCGATACGAGCCAGCAGCTTGTCATAATCCGCTTCACGTTCGGAACCGCCGATAATTTCACCGATTTTCGGGAAAAGAACATCCATGGCACGTACGGTCTTACCATCCTCATTCTGCTTCATATAGAAAGCCTTGATGTCTTTCGGATAGTCAGTCAGGATAACCGGACGTTTGAAATGTTCTTCCACCAGATAACGTTCGTGCTCGGAAGCCAAGTCCACGCCCCAGTAAACCGGGAACTCGAACTTGTGGCCTTTAGCCACAGCCTCTTCCAGAATCTTGACACCGTCTGTATAAGGCAAGCGCACGAAATCATCTTTCAATACACCTTGCAGACGCTCAATCAATCCTTTGTCGAACATATCGTTCAAGAATTTTACATCGTCCGCACAGTTATCCAACGCCCACTTCACACAATATTTGATGAACTCTTCAGCCAAATCCATATTATCCGCGATATCGTTGAAAGCAACTTCCGGCTCAATCATCCAGAACTCTGCCAAGTGACGGGGAGTATTGGAGTTCTCGGCACGAAACGTAGGTCCGAATGTGTAAATAGCTCCCAAAGCAGTAGCAGCCAGTTCACCTTCCAACTGACCGGAAACTGTCAGACTTGCCTGCTTGCCGAAGAAGTCGTCATTATAAGAAATGGAACCTTTCTCGTCTTTCTTCAGGTCATATAGGTTCATGGTAGTCACCTGAAACATCTGACCGGCACCCTCACAGTCCGAAGCTGTAATGATCGGCGTATGGAAATAGAAGAAGCCTCTCTCATGGAAAAACTTGTGGATAGCAATCGCCATGTTGTGACGGATACGGAATACTGCGCCAAAAGTATTCGTGCGCGGACGCAAATGAGCAATCTCACGCAAGAATTCCATCGAGTGACCTTTCTTCTGCAACGGATATGTATTATCGCAAGTACCCAGCACTTCGATTTCACGAGCCTGTACTTCCACCTTTTGGCCGGAGCCTACAGATTCCACCATTTCACCGTTCACGCTAATACAAGCACCAGTGGTAATCTGTTTCAGCATCTCTTCGTTGAAATTAGCCAAATCGACTACGACTTGCAGATTATTTATTGTAGAACCGTCATTCAGTGCGATAAAGTTTACTTGTTTGCTACCTCTACGGGTGCGAACCCATCCTTTCACGTTGACCATAGCGCCGATGTCCGTACGCTTCAACAGATCAACAATTTTTGTTCTACCAATCTTTTCCATTTAACTTTTTCTTTTTAGATACAAGAAGACGAGGTTTAAAACGCAAGATTCATTTCTTCCTGCTTTCTTTCCTCGTCCTCTGTCAAGTTGTTATTTATTAACTTATTATTCAAACGATCCCATGCGGAGGTAGTTTACTTCTGCTTCTGACAGGTAACGCCAGTCTCCGCGACGCAGCCCTTTCTTGGTCAGCCCGGCGAAGAACACACGGTCGAGTTTTACTACTTT contains these protein-coding regions:
- a CDS encoding DUF4488 domain-containing protein — encoded protein: MKKLYFFTMLSIMLLAVTGAMAQKKTKIKVTELKGIWQLCHYVSESPDVPGELKPSNTFKVLSEDGRIVNFTVIPGSSAIITGYGTWKLLTDDSYKESIEKNIHLPMLDNQDNILEFEIKDSDFLYLKYFIKNDLNGNELNTWYYETWKRVEMPAKFPEDIVR
- a CDS encoding IS4 family transposase, whose product is MANITLFAQVISHLPKENIRKIIKSSGSDKHCKGYNTWSQFVSMIFSQFSGCDSVRDISNGLKSATGNLNHLGINRAPSKSTVAYQNANRDSSVFRGIFYSLFQYFGQQALWQRRKFRFKMPIKLLDSTLVSLTLSIYDWAHYTTTKGAVKMHTLLDYDSLLPEFVNITDGKTTDNKAAFDIELHPYSIVVADRGYCDYSLLNNWDSSNVFFVVRHKDNIRYKAIEELPLPEKHAQNVLIDEIIEFELSAAKSKYPKRLRRIAVWNDEHGFEIELLTNNFTLAASSIAALYKARWNIEIFFRNLKQLLRIKSFIGTSRNAVETQIWTAMTTMLILTWLKHIARYKWALANLVVTLRLNTFTKIDLQKWLDQPFTPPPETIEND
- the asnS gene encoding asparagine--tRNA ligase, whose translation is MEKIGRTKIVDLLKRTDIGAMVNVKGWVRTRRGSKQVNFIALNDGSTINNLQVVVDLANFNEEMLKQITTGACISVNGEMVESVGSGQKVEVQAREIEVLGTCDNTYPLQKKGHSMEFLREIAHLRPRTNTFGAVFRIRHNMAIAIHKFFHERGFFYFHTPIITASDCEGAGQMFQVTTMNLYDLKKDEKGSISYNDDFFGKQASLTVSGQLEGELAATALGAIYTFGPTFRAENSNTPRHLAEFWMIEPEVAFNDIADNMDLAEEFIKYCVKWALDNCADDVKFLNDMFDKGLIERLQGVLKDDFVRLPYTDGVKILEEAVAKGHKFEFPVYWGVDLASEHERYLVEEHFKRPVILTDYPKDIKAFYMKQNEDGKTVRAMDVLFPKIGEIIGGSEREADYDKLLARIEEMHIPMKDMWWYLDTRKFGTCPHSGFGLGFERLLLFVTGMSNIRDVIPFPRTPRNADF